The Streptomyces sp. NBC_00440 genome contains a region encoding:
- a CDS encoding SDR family NAD(P)-dependent oxidoreductase → MSDLHTKRLLGKVVVVTGAARGQGAAEVEALTRDGARVIATDVTKAPGIRPLDVTGETQWAQLASELRESYGQIHGLVNNAGVTWRARLDEIRADDFARVHAVNVTGPLLGIQHLTPLMPPGASIVNVGSSAALTAHYPVAYTASKWALRGLSKTAALELGPRGIRVNTIHPGFIETEMTASAAPAFRESNLRETPLGRTGTVDEITPLVTFLLSDDASFITGAEIPVDGGYTAHGGAKSISDALRTEAGL, encoded by the coding sequence GTGAGCGACCTGCACACCAAGCGGCTTCTCGGCAAGGTCGTGGTCGTCACCGGCGCGGCCCGCGGGCAGGGCGCCGCCGAGGTCGAGGCGCTCACCCGCGACGGCGCGCGCGTCATCGCCACCGACGTCACCAAGGCCCCAGGCATCCGCCCGCTCGACGTCACCGGCGAAACGCAGTGGGCCCAACTGGCCTCGGAACTGCGGGAGTCATACGGGCAGATTCACGGCCTGGTCAACAACGCGGGCGTCACCTGGCGGGCCCGCCTGGACGAAATACGCGCCGACGACTTCGCCCGCGTCCACGCTGTCAACGTCACCGGCCCGCTGCTGGGCATCCAGCACCTCACCCCGCTGATGCCACCAGGCGCCTCGATCGTCAACGTCGGCTCCTCCGCCGCCCTCACCGCCCACTACCCGGTCGCGTACACGGCCAGCAAATGGGCCCTGCGCGGCCTGTCCAAGACCGCGGCACTCGAACTCGGGCCACGCGGCATCCGCGTCAACACCATCCACCCCGGCTTCATCGAGACCGAGATGACCGCGTCGGCCGCCCCCGCCTTCCGCGAGAGCAACCTTCGCGAGACCCCGCTCGGCCGCACCGGCACCGTCGACGAGATCACCCCGCTCGTCACGTTCCTGCTGTCGGACGACGCCTCCTTCATCACCGGGGCCGAGATCCCGGTCGACGGCGGCTACACCGCCCACGGCGGCGCCAAGTCGATCTCCGACGCCCTGCGCACGGAAGCCGGATTGTAA
- a CDS encoding fumarylacetoacetate hydrolase family protein, producing the protein MRFATYAHQHRTRVAVVEADGTLYPLPGIASLTDLLRSGGGLPALLDAGAAALDVPPGPHVSQVRVLPPLQPSSVRDFVTFEEHVEGVRKAVDGVAGVPEQWYAAPTFYFTNPHAVFGPQDDIPMPPGSAALDYELEVAAVIGREGHDLTPEQARDHIIGYTVFNDWSARDLQSAEMKVGLGPCKGKDTATTLGPYLVTPDELEPYRAADGFLRLALTAEVNGQVIGTDLLSNMSWTFEEMTAYASRGTRVVPGDVLGSGTCGNGGCLAELWGLRGEQTPPPLRPGDTVTLTVEGLGTVANTVVTGAAPIALPAGRRRARERP; encoded by the coding sequence ATGCGATTCGCCACCTACGCTCACCAGCACCGCACCCGTGTCGCCGTCGTCGAGGCGGACGGCACCCTCTACCCACTGCCCGGCATCGCGTCACTCACCGATCTGTTGCGCTCCGGCGGCGGTCTGCCCGCCCTCCTCGACGCGGGCGCAGCCGCGCTCGACGTACCGCCGGGACCGCACGTCTCCCAGGTACGGGTGCTGCCCCCGCTCCAGCCTTCCTCCGTACGGGACTTCGTCACCTTCGAGGAACACGTCGAAGGCGTACGCAAGGCCGTCGACGGCGTCGCCGGCGTGCCCGAGCAGTGGTACGCGGCACCCACCTTCTACTTCACCAACCCGCACGCCGTGTTCGGCCCGCAAGACGACATCCCGATGCCGCCCGGCTCGGCCGCCCTCGACTACGAACTCGAAGTCGCCGCCGTCATCGGCCGCGAGGGCCACGACCTCACCCCGGAACAGGCCCGCGACCACATCATCGGCTACACCGTCTTCAACGACTGGTCCGCCCGCGACCTCCAGTCCGCCGAAATGAAGGTCGGCCTCGGCCCCTGCAAGGGCAAGGACACCGCCACCACACTCGGCCCCTACCTCGTCACGCCCGACGAACTGGAACCGTACCGCGCCGCCGACGGCTTCCTGCGCCTCGCGCTGACCGCCGAGGTCAACGGCCAGGTGATCGGCACGGACCTGCTCTCCAACATGAGCTGGACCTTCGAGGAGATGACCGCCTACGCCTCCCGCGGCACCCGCGTCGTACCCGGCGACGTCCTCGGCTCCGGCACCTGCGGCAACGGCGGCTGCCTCGCCGAGCTGTGGGGCCTGCGGGGCGAACAGACCCCACCGCCTCTCCGGCCCGGCGACACCGTCACGCTCACCGTCGAGGGCCTCGGTACGGTCGCCAACACCGTGGTCACCGGCGCCGCCCCCATCGCCCTGCCCGCCGGTCGACGCCGCGCCCGGGAACGTCCGTGA
- a CDS encoding VOC family protein gives MSGRLLTHLRHVDLAVPDYDKQLDFYAGVWGLTKVAEDSGISFLAAEGSPEQYVLRLRKAGEKRLDLVSYGAASTADVDTLAGQLLAGDVQLISHPGEVDTPGGGYGFRFFDVDGRTIEVSADVEVRQHRRIEEKEAIPVKLSHVVLNSPDLNRTREWYERHLGFALSDTLSSPHMGEVMHFMRISNQHHSMAIAQGPHTALHHVSFEMRGIDEYMRGSGRVMRAGFKKIWGPGRHMAGDNTFTYFLDPHGNTVEYTTELENLDEDTWHPHVYDFSQPEVTDQWGTANAMNEIVAKESFNDPDRGVFVAPPV, from the coding sequence ATGAGCGGACGTCTGCTCACCCACCTGCGGCACGTCGACCTGGCGGTGCCGGATTACGACAAGCAGCTCGACTTCTACGCCGGCGTCTGGGGCCTGACCAAGGTCGCCGAGGACTCCGGGATCTCCTTCCTGGCCGCCGAGGGCTCCCCCGAGCAGTACGTCCTACGGCTGCGCAAGGCCGGCGAGAAGCGCCTCGACCTCGTCTCGTACGGAGCGGCATCGACGGCCGACGTGGACACCCTCGCCGGGCAACTCCTCGCCGGAGACGTGCAGTTGATATCACATCCGGGCGAGGTCGACACCCCTGGCGGCGGCTACGGCTTCCGCTTCTTCGACGTCGACGGCCGCACCATCGAGGTCTCCGCCGACGTCGAGGTCCGACAGCACCGCAGGATCGAGGAGAAGGAGGCCATCCCGGTCAAGCTCTCGCACGTCGTCCTCAACTCCCCCGACCTGAACCGGACCCGTGAGTGGTACGAGCGTCACCTCGGCTTCGCCCTGTCCGACACTCTGTCCTCGCCGCACATGGGTGAGGTCATGCACTTCATGCGGATCTCCAACCAGCACCACTCGATGGCCATCGCGCAGGGTCCGCACACCGCCCTGCACCATGTCTCCTTCGAGATGCGCGGCATCGACGAGTACATGCGCGGCTCCGGCCGGGTGATGCGGGCCGGGTTCAAGAAGATCTGGGGCCCGGGCCGGCACATGGCGGGCGACAACACCTTCACGTACTTCCTCGACCCGCACGGCAACACCGTCGAGTACACCACCGAGCTGGAGAACCTCGACGAGGACACCTGGCACCCGCACGTCTACGACTTCTCCCAGCCCGAGGTCACCGACCAGTGGGGCACGGCGAACGCGATGAACGAGATCGTCGCCAAGGAGTCCTTCAACGACCCCGACCGCGGCGTGTTCGTCGCCCCGCCGGTCTGA
- a CDS encoding amidohydrolase family protein, whose protein sequence is MTTTPPTVDVHAHVLLPEIEALVDGLPGLAEAKALDARRNGPAALQVNGPMIGERIARLTDPAVRLAAMDAQGVDVQLVSPSPSHYHYWADEETAEKVYRLANEATAAHCSAAPDRLHGLGLVPLQHPEEAVRALEHALAQGLSGVEISSHAPGCELSDPAYEPFWSRAEETGAIVFLHPFGCTLDERLDQWYLSNSVGQPTENAVALSHLIFSGALDRHPGLKVIAAHGGGYLPTHIGRADHAWTTRTDAGSGCAHLPSSYLKRLYFDSLVHDPYVLRELVRAAGADRVLLGSDFPFDMGTEDPLSALRAARLPDAAFHAVRGGNAAALLHLRKD, encoded by the coding sequence GTGACGACGACACCGCCCACGGTCGACGTGCACGCCCACGTCCTGCTGCCCGAGATAGAGGCACTGGTGGACGGCCTGCCCGGGCTCGCCGAGGCAAAGGCCCTGGACGCGCGGCGCAACGGACCGGCCGCCCTTCAGGTCAATGGCCCGATGATCGGCGAACGCATCGCCCGTCTCACCGATCCGGCCGTCCGCCTCGCGGCGATGGATGCCCAGGGTGTGGACGTCCAACTGGTCAGTCCGTCCCCCTCGCACTACCACTACTGGGCCGACGAGGAGACGGCCGAGAAGGTGTACCGGCTCGCCAACGAGGCAACCGCGGCGCACTGTTCGGCCGCACCGGATCGGCTACACGGCCTCGGTCTCGTACCGCTGCAGCATCCCGAAGAGGCAGTGCGCGCGCTCGAACACGCCTTGGCGCAGGGCCTGTCCGGGGTGGAGATCTCCAGCCACGCCCCGGGGTGCGAACTGTCCGACCCTGCCTACGAACCCTTCTGGTCACGCGCCGAGGAGACCGGCGCGATCGTCTTCCTGCACCCCTTCGGCTGCACCCTCGACGAGCGCCTCGACCAGTGGTACCTGTCCAACTCCGTCGGCCAGCCCACCGAGAACGCCGTCGCCCTCTCCCACCTCATCTTCTCCGGCGCCCTGGACCGTCACCCCGGCCTGAAGGTCATCGCGGCGCACGGCGGCGGCTACCTCCCCACCCACATCGGCCGCGCCGACCACGCCTGGACGACCCGCACCGACGCCGGTTCCGGCTGCGCCCACCTGCCCAGCAGCTACCTCAAGCGTCTCTACTTCGATTCCCTGGTACACGACCCGTACGTACTGAGGGAGTTGGTGCGTGCCGCGGGCGCCGATCGGGTGCTGCTCGGCTCCGACTTCCCCTTCGACATGGGCACCGAGGACCCGCTCAGCGCGCTGCGCGCCGCACGTCTGCCCGACGCCGCATTCCACGCCGTCCGCGGCGGCAACGCGGCCGCCCTCCTCCATCTCCGGAAGGACTGA
- a CDS encoding FAD-dependent oxidoreductase, which translates to MSTPRTVLVIGGGAAGNAATILLRRAGIAVDLIEAKDDWNATAGSGITLQGNALRVLRELGVWDQVEKSGYGFGAVGITAPDGTVLHVAEDLRTGGDDLPATVGMQRPQLQNILIDAVRASGATVRLGLRATSLDQSADDGVTVGFSDDTASRYDLVIAADGMGSTTRAAIGITDRPEPTGMAIWRVAAPRPAGMTRTDLAYGGPAYIAGYCPTSESTLYAYVVEANRDRASIPPTTYADEMRSLARNYGGHWPEITAQITDPTQVNYTWFDRMLVEGSWHRGRVVLVGDAAHCCPPTLAQGAALSLEDAWVLAQLLTGDDAWDDVLFQAYYERRIARVRPVVDASVQLGQWQLDGVRDADVPGLMGRTMTMLRELP; encoded by the coding sequence ATGAGCACACCCCGCACGGTCCTCGTCATCGGCGGTGGCGCGGCCGGAAACGCCGCGACGATCCTGCTGCGCCGCGCCGGGATCGCCGTCGACCTGATCGAGGCCAAGGACGACTGGAACGCCACCGCGGGCTCCGGCATCACCCTCCAGGGCAACGCCCTGCGCGTGCTGCGCGAACTCGGCGTGTGGGACCAGGTGGAGAAGTCCGGCTACGGCTTCGGCGCGGTCGGCATCACCGCCCCCGACGGCACCGTCCTGCACGTCGCGGAAGACCTGCGTACCGGGGGTGACGACCTGCCCGCCACCGTCGGCATGCAGCGCCCCCAGTTGCAGAACATCCTGATCGACGCGGTCCGCGCCAGTGGCGCCACCGTCCGCCTCGGCCTCCGGGCGACGTCGCTGGACCAGTCCGCCGACGACGGCGTCACCGTCGGCTTCAGCGACGACACCGCATCCCGCTACGACCTGGTCATCGCCGCCGACGGAATGGGCTCCACCACCCGCGCCGCGATCGGCATCACGGACCGGCCCGAACCCACCGGCATGGCCATCTGGCGCGTCGCGGCGCCCCGCCCGGCAGGCATGACCCGTACCGACCTCGCCTACGGCGGCCCCGCCTACATCGCTGGCTACTGCCCCACCAGCGAGAGCACGCTCTACGCGTACGTCGTCGAGGCCAACCGAGACCGCGCCTCCATCCCGCCGACCACGTACGCCGACGAGATGCGGTCTCTGGCACGGAATTACGGCGGCCACTGGCCCGAGATCACCGCGCAGATCACCGACCCGACGCAGGTCAACTACACCTGGTTCGACCGGATGCTGGTCGAGGGGTCCTGGCACCGCGGCCGCGTCGTCCTCGTCGGCGACGCCGCCCACTGCTGTCCGCCCACCCTCGCCCAGGGCGCGGCCCTGTCCCTGGAGGACGCCTGGGTCCTCGCACAGTTGCTGACCGGAGACGACGCCTGGGACGACGTGCTGTTCCAGGCGTACTACGAGCGGCGGATCGCCCGCGTACGGCCCGTCGTGGACGCGTCCGTGCAGCTGGGCCAGTGGCAGCTCGACGGGGTCCGTGACGCCGACGTGCCCGGCCTGATGGGCCGCACCATGACCATGCTGCGGGAGCTGCCGTGA
- a CDS encoding cyclase family protein produces MDRADPEGAIAESAKAYSNWGRWGEDDRIGTLNFLDEAKRREGAALVRRGVSFSLAQRFDMDGPQKGWRRRTNPVHTMLDTGTDAALGNQGFPHGIGGADDVIAMPLQCSTQWDGLGHIFDHGKAWNGRPAEQVVTSDGDLVTGIEHMAPCVAGRGILLDVGQVIGEDGELPDGFAITEEHLSTTAKAHGVTVGRGDIVLVRTGRLARARREGWGEYAGGPAPGLSFTTADWLHRTEIAAIATDTWGFEARPNEFDHAFQPLHQVAIPNMGLLIGEMWDLDALADDCAHDGAYDFWLTAAPLPITGAVGSPVNPVAVK; encoded by the coding sequence CTGGACCGGGCCGACCCGGAGGGCGCGATCGCCGAGTCAGCCAAGGCGTACTCGAACTGGGGGCGTTGGGGCGAGGACGACCGGATCGGCACGCTCAACTTCCTCGACGAGGCCAAGCGCCGCGAGGGCGCCGCGCTGGTACGGCGAGGCGTCAGCTTCTCCCTCGCACAGCGCTTCGACATGGACGGCCCGCAGAAGGGCTGGCGGCGCCGGACCAACCCCGTCCACACAATGCTCGACACCGGCACCGACGCCGCCCTCGGCAACCAGGGCTTCCCGCACGGGATCGGCGGCGCCGACGACGTGATCGCCATGCCCCTGCAGTGCTCCACACAGTGGGACGGGCTCGGCCACATCTTCGACCACGGCAAGGCGTGGAACGGCCGCCCGGCGGAACAGGTCGTCACCTCCGACGGCGACCTGGTCACCGGCATCGAGCACATGGCCCCCTGCGTCGCCGGGCGCGGCATCCTTCTCGACGTGGGCCAAGTGATCGGCGAGGACGGCGAATTGCCGGACGGTTTCGCGATCACCGAGGAGCATTTGAGCACGACCGCGAAGGCGCACGGCGTGACCGTCGGCCGCGGCGACATCGTGCTGGTGCGCACCGGGCGCCTCGCCCGCGCCCGGCGCGAGGGCTGGGGCGAGTACGCCGGCGGCCCGGCACCCGGCCTCTCGTTCACCACAGCCGACTGGCTGCACCGCACCGAGATCGCCGCGATCGCCACTGACACCTGGGGCTTCGAGGCCCGGCCCAACGAGTTCGACCACGCCTTCCAACCGCTGCATCAGGTCGCCATCCCCAACATGGGCCTGCTCATCGGCGAGATGTGGGACCTGGACGCGCTCGCCGACGACTGCGCACACGACGGTGCGTACGACTTCTGGCTGACCGCCGCCCCGCTGCCGATCACCGGCGCGGTCGGCTCCCCGGTCAACCCGGTCGCCGTCAAGTAG